In a single window of the Papaver somniferum cultivar HN1 chromosome 8, ASM357369v1, whole genome shotgun sequence genome:
- the LOC113305243 gene encoding uncharacterized protein LOC113305243: MDKIISPYQASHISGRMISTIIAQETIQSMKNKRGEKGWMALKLDMSKSFDRLEWNFLIKVIQYFGFSNDLCDLVYQCISTTSLSVMLNGSPYAEFHPTRSLRQGDPLSPYLFILEMKFLYRHLIKDNEDKKKIIAIKVAGDFNTQSGQVLNFDKSSVYFNKITKLEVASTLTQILGVKIMDAKNKYLGLPLILGHSKQESFRAIKDNFIHILSGWSSSTLTQAGRFGKELKMVLKLYMKIISWSESIMPNTNERNISLVNTLFDALTAARTSMMYLDITSEDYVIWMVAKDGIFSIKSTYNMLANIQVDAQVSGVVVPSQIWKALWKSNVAHKTKLFVCKCIRDIIPTRRKTDIFNVEAVTVCGRCVRVEETLEHLLLDCRHSRAYWRLINVDIYALEHLLLDCRHSRSVWRLINVDIYAVKTTQF; this comes from the exons ATGGATAAAATCATATCTCCATACCAAGCATCCCATATCTCAGGGAGGATGATAAGCACTATAATTGCACAAGAAACTATTCAGTCAATGAAGAATAAAAGAGGAGAAAAGGGTTGGATGGCACTCAAATTAGATATGTCCAAATCCTTTGATAGGCTAGAGTGGAATTTCTTAATCAAGGTAATTCAGTACTTTGGTTTCAGTAATGATTTATGTGATTTAGTTTATCAATGCATAAGTACTACATCACTCTCTGTCATGCTCAATGGCTCACCTTATGCTGAGTTTCACCCTACAAGGAGTCTcagacaaggtgatcctctttcaccttacTTGTTTATTTTGGAAATGAAGTTTTTATATAGACATCTCATCAAAGacaatgaagacaaaaaaaaaattattgcaaTTAAAGTAGCAGGTG ATTTCAACACTCAATCTGGCCAAGTTCTTAACTTTGACAAGTCTTCAGTTTACTTCAATAAGATCACTAAGCTAGAGGTTGCTTCCACTCTTACTCAAATTCTTGGAGTTAAAATTATGGATGCTAAAAATAAATACTTAGGATTACCACTCATTCTGGGTCATTCTAAGCAAGAATCTTTCAGAGCTATTAAGGATAATTTTATACACATACTTTCTGGATGGTCTTCAAGTACTTTAACTCAAGCTGGCAG GTTTGGCAAGGAATTGAAAATGGTCTTAAAATTGTACATGAAAATTATTTCATGGAG TGAGTCAATTATGCCAAACACTAATGAGCGGAACATTAGTCTTGTCAATACCCTTTTTGATGCCCTTACTGCTGCAAGAACTTCAATGATGTACCTGGACATTACTAGTGAAGACTATGTTATTTGGATGGTAGCCAAGGATGGGATTTTTTCTATTAAAAGCACATATAATATGCTAGCTAACATTCAAGTTGATGCTCAAGTAAGTGGTGTTGTTGTTCCTTCTCAAATATGGAAAGCATTATGGAAAAGTAATGTTGCGCACAAAACAAAACTATTTGTTTGCAAGTGTATTAGAGACATTATCCCTACAAGGAGAAAAACTGATATTTTCAATGTTGAAGCTGTAACAGTCTGTGGAAGATGTGTTAGAGTTGAGGAAACATTGGAGCATCTTCTTCTTGATTGTAGACATTCAAGAGCATACTGGAGGCTTATTAATGTAGATATATATGCATTGGAGCATCTTCTTCTTGATTGTAGACATTCAAGATCAGTCTGGAGGCTTATTAATGTAGATATATATGCTGTTAAAACAACTCAGTTTTAG